The following are from one region of the Salvia hispanica cultivar TCC Black 2014 chromosome 1, UniMelb_Shisp_WGS_1.0, whole genome shotgun sequence genome:
- the LOC125220159 gene encoding receptor-like protein 9DC3 isoform X2 produces the protein MKTIVLSHNTLDGLLPPSIFNLTSLENLILEGNKFSGALPSEIQNMKEMKALYLRNISCTGPIPPTIGNLSKLMLLDLSYNNLSGPIPSTIGNLANLQHLKLASNTLSGPIPSTFGNLSNLFTLDLSWNKLNGVLPSNIGNLSSLTSLHVTSNKLNDNSLSKTIPRCFGNMDKSLVILHLNGNQFSGPIPTFSKGCSLTSINLSGNKLQGELPESLINCKSLLGIDVGNNRIHGEFPYWMEALPQIRVLILRSNKFDGNISLTSSGPDLPFHDLQVLDISHNAFAGALPIKNFKAMINMTDKSYTLETYAFTRYVRMRITLKGQDQLLQRLLDAFTMIDLSSNKFSGSIAQSIGNLKYLKYLNLSHNNLIGNIPSSLANMSELESLDLSSNNLDGVIPSELTRLTFLTKLNLSMNNLVGLIPRSNQFSTFENDSYVGNLGLCGVPLTRKCKSGPKEELEDEEEEEDGYFIDGFGWKSVVMGYGCGLIVGIGTGCCVFRYGKPRWLVEFFSSVGYDKKRKRRNRATPTQRRS, from the exons ATGAAGACCATAGTTCTCTCTCACAACACATTAGATG gACTCTTACCGCCGTCCATATTCAACTTGACTTCCttggaaaatttaattttagaaggTAACAAATTTAGTGGGGCATTGCCTTCGGAAATTCAGAACATGAAAGAGATGAAGGCTTTGTATCTTCGGAACATTTCTTGTACTG GTCCAATACCGCCTACCATTGGAAATTTATCAAAGTTGATGCTCTTAGATCTCTCTTACAATAATCTAAGTG gTCCAATACCATCCACAATTGGAAATCTTGCCAATTTACAACATCTTAAACTCGCATCGAACACATTAAGTG GTCCGATACCATCCACCTTTGGAAATCTATCAAATTTGTTTACTCTAGACCTCTCTtggaacaaattaaatg GTGTATTACCATCCAACATTGGAAATCTATCAAGTTTGACATCTCTACATGTCAcgtccaacaaattaaatg ATAACAGTCTGTCAAAAACAATTCCACGATGCTTTGGAAATATGGATAAATCATTGGTCATCTTACATTTGAATGGGAATCAGTTTAGTGGCCCGATTCCAACATTTAGCAAGGGTTGTAGTCTCACGTCCATCAATTTGAGTGGTAATAAATTGCAAGGGGAATTACCTGAATCCTTAATCAACTGCAAAAGCCTATTGGGCATCGACGTTGGAAATAATAGAATACATGGAGAATTTCCATACTGGATGGAAGCCCTTCCTCAAATTCGGGTGCTCATCTTGAGGTCTAACAAGTTTGATGGTAACATATCACTGACTTCTTCAGGACCTGACCTTCCATTTCATGATTTGCAAGTTTTAGATATATCTCATAATGCATTTGCGGGCGCTCTACCTATCAAGAATTTCAAAGCAATGATAAACATGACCGATAAAAGTTATACTTTAGAGACTTATGCATTTACAAGGTATGTGCGGATGAGAATCACTTTGAAAGGCCAGGATCAATTATTGCAAAGACTGCTGGATGCCTTTACGATGATTGACTTATCCTCTAATAAATTTTCTGGAAGTATTGCACAATCAATAGGAAATCTTAAGTATCTCAAATACTTAAACTTGTCACATAATAACCTTATAGGAAATATACCTTCCTCTCTTGCAAACATGAGTGAACTTGAATCCTTGGACTTGTCATCAAACAATCTGGACGGAGTAATTCCAAGTGAATTGACAAGGTTGACATTTCTTACGAAATTAAACCTTTCAATGAATAATCTAGTGGGACTGATACCACGATCTAACCAGTTTTCTACATTTGAGAATGATTCGTATGTAGGAAATTTGGGGCTATGTGGAGTTCCGTTGACGAGAAAATGCAAGAGTGGGCCAAAAGAAGAacttgaagatgaagaagaagaagaagatggatattttataGATGGATTTGGGTGGAAAAGTGTAGTGATGGGGTATGGATGTGGACTCATAGTTGGAATTGGTACAGGTTGTTGTGTTTTTCGATATGGAAAGCCAAGATGGTTGGTTGAATTCTTCTCTAGCGTTGGATATGataagaagagaaagagacgCAACAGAGCCACACCAACACAGAGGAGAAGTTGA
- the LOC125220159 gene encoding receptor-like protein 9DC3 isoform X1: MKTIVLSHNTLDGLLPPSIFNLTSLENLILEGNKFSGALPSEIQNMKEMKALYLRNISCTGPIPPTIGNLSKLMLLDLSYNNLSGPIPSTIGNLANLQHLKLASNTLSGPIPSTFGNLSNLFTLDLSWNKLNGVLPSNIGNLSSLTSLHVTSNKLNGKLPSSIGNLSNLMSLQLTSNKLHGELSSSICNITTLQILILSDNSLSKTIPRCFGNMDKSLVILHLNGNQFSGPIPTFSKGCSLTSINLSGNKLQGELPESLINCKSLLGIDVGNNRIHGEFPYWMEALPQIRVLILRSNKFDGNISLTSSGPDLPFHDLQVLDISHNAFAGALPIKNFKAMINMTDKSYTLETYAFTRYVRMRITLKGQDQLLQRLLDAFTMIDLSSNKFSGSIAQSIGNLKYLKYLNLSHNNLIGNIPSSLANMSELESLDLSSNNLDGVIPSELTRLTFLTKLNLSMNNLVGLIPRSNQFSTFENDSYVGNLGLCGVPLTRKCKSGPKEELEDEEEEEDGYFIDGFGWKSVVMGYGCGLIVGIGTGCCVFRYGKPRWLVEFFSSVGYDKKRKRRNRATPTQRRS; the protein is encoded by the exons ATGAAGACCATAGTTCTCTCTCACAACACATTAGATG gACTCTTACCGCCGTCCATATTCAACTTGACTTCCttggaaaatttaattttagaaggTAACAAATTTAGTGGGGCATTGCCTTCGGAAATTCAGAACATGAAAGAGATGAAGGCTTTGTATCTTCGGAACATTTCTTGTACTG GTCCAATACCGCCTACCATTGGAAATTTATCAAAGTTGATGCTCTTAGATCTCTCTTACAATAATCTAAGTG gTCCAATACCATCCACAATTGGAAATCTTGCCAATTTACAACATCTTAAACTCGCATCGAACACATTAAGTG GTCCGATACCATCCACCTTTGGAAATCTATCAAATTTGTTTACTCTAGACCTCTCTtggaacaaattaaatg GTGTATTACCATCCAACATTGGAAATCTATCAAGTTTGACATCTCTACATGTCAcgtccaacaaattaaatg GTAAATTACCATCTAGCATTGGAAATCTGTCAAATTTGATGTCTCTACAACTCACTTCCAACAAATTACATGGTGAGCTTTCATCCTCCATTTGCAATATAACAACTCTTCAAATTCTTATTCTCTCAGATAACAGTCTGTCAAAAACAATTCCACGATGCTTTGGAAATATGGATAAATCATTGGTCATCTTACATTTGAATGGGAATCAGTTTAGTGGCCCGATTCCAACATTTAGCAAGGGTTGTAGTCTCACGTCCATCAATTTGAGTGGTAATAAATTGCAAGGGGAATTACCTGAATCCTTAATCAACTGCAAAAGCCTATTGGGCATCGACGTTGGAAATAATAGAATACATGGAGAATTTCCATACTGGATGGAAGCCCTTCCTCAAATTCGGGTGCTCATCTTGAGGTCTAACAAGTTTGATGGTAACATATCACTGACTTCTTCAGGACCTGACCTTCCATTTCATGATTTGCAAGTTTTAGATATATCTCATAATGCATTTGCGGGCGCTCTACCTATCAAGAATTTCAAAGCAATGATAAACATGACCGATAAAAGTTATACTTTAGAGACTTATGCATTTACAAGGTATGTGCGGATGAGAATCACTTTGAAAGGCCAGGATCAATTATTGCAAAGACTGCTGGATGCCTTTACGATGATTGACTTATCCTCTAATAAATTTTCTGGAAGTATTGCACAATCAATAGGAAATCTTAAGTATCTCAAATACTTAAACTTGTCACATAATAACCTTATAGGAAATATACCTTCCTCTCTTGCAAACATGAGTGAACTTGAATCCTTGGACTTGTCATCAAACAATCTGGACGGAGTAATTCCAAGTGAATTGACAAGGTTGACATTTCTTACGAAATTAAACCTTTCAATGAATAATCTAGTGGGACTGATACCACGATCTAACCAGTTTTCTACATTTGAGAATGATTCGTATGTAGGAAATTTGGGGCTATGTGGAGTTCCGTTGACGAGAAAATGCAAGAGTGGGCCAAAAGAAGAacttgaagatgaagaagaagaagaagatggatattttataGATGGATTTGGGTGGAAAAGTGTAGTGATGGGGTATGGATGTGGACTCATAGTTGGAATTGGTACAGGTTGTTGTGTTTTTCGATATGGAAAGCCAAGATGGTTGGTTGAATTCTTCTCTAGCGTTGGATATGataagaagagaaagagacgCAACAGAGCCACACCAACACAGAGGAGAAGTTGA
- the LOC125220159 gene encoding receptor-like protein 35 isoform X3, producing the protein MKTIVLSHNTLDGLLPPSIFNLTSLENLILEGNKFSGALPSEIQNMKEMKALYLRNISCTGPIPPTIGNLSKLMLLDLSYNNLSGPIPSTIGNLANLQHLKLASNTLSGPIPSTFGNLSNLFTLDLSWNKLNGVLPSNIGNLSSLTSLHVTSNKLNGKLPSSIGNLSNLMSLQLTSNKLHVCQKQFHDALEIWINHWSSYI; encoded by the exons ATGAAGACCATAGTTCTCTCTCACAACACATTAGATG gACTCTTACCGCCGTCCATATTCAACTTGACTTCCttggaaaatttaattttagaaggTAACAAATTTAGTGGGGCATTGCCTTCGGAAATTCAGAACATGAAAGAGATGAAGGCTTTGTATCTTCGGAACATTTCTTGTACTG GTCCAATACCGCCTACCATTGGAAATTTATCAAAGTTGATGCTCTTAGATCTCTCTTACAATAATCTAAGTG gTCCAATACCATCCACAATTGGAAATCTTGCCAATTTACAACATCTTAAACTCGCATCGAACACATTAAGTG GTCCGATACCATCCACCTTTGGAAATCTATCAAATTTGTTTACTCTAGACCTCTCTtggaacaaattaaatg GTGTATTACCATCCAACATTGGAAATCTATCAAGTTTGACATCTCTACATGTCAcgtccaacaaattaaatg GTAAATTACCATCTAGCATTGGAAATCTGTCAAATTTGATGTCTCTACAACTCACTTCCAACAAATTACATG TCTGTCAAAAACAATTCCACGATGCTTTGGAAATATGGATAAATCATTGGTCATCTTACATTTGA